One window of the Chitinophaga niabensis genome contains the following:
- a CDS encoding TonB-dependent receptor: MKMSSYTLRSTLLLSLLLFTAAAFAQESSIVQITGQVKDQNTGETLPGVSIQIKGTISGTTTDSKGVFTLKTRLKFPFTLVFSSLGFSSQEFEVKNTTSRLDISLATQTLLGKEVVVTASRVEEQALRSPVAIEKLDIRTIKESPAPSFYDALENVKGVQMTTSSLTFKVPNTRGFNIPNNFRFMQLVDGVDMQAATLGVPLGNAIGPTELDIASVEITPGAASALYGMNAINGMANLQTKSPFLYKGLSVYQKIGVNHVDGIDADPSVLTETAIRYAQSFRDRFAFKVNVSYLRGTDWRASTATDQNAAANSRFPALNGAANNPAYDAWNKYGDENNNNVSVAVQLNGKTETFNVRRTGYWEKDLANPIVENIKFDAGLYWRLGSKAELSYTYRRGQMDGLFQRGNKIQLNDVVVQNHKLELKGADYFIRGYISLENTGNSYNLKPLTDNLDLTNKSNNAWRDAFRAKLQTEINAGTELAEAMRLARGVADQGRVQPGTPEFNALKNTIIGINNWDHASAVAGAPATGGAWLDQHSRVYHVDAQWDLSKRVNIFNLLVGLDGRIYEVIPDGNNFVDFSKPPDKRTEPGGKNVYYKKYGGFAQVSKTFFNEKLKLVGSIRLDHNTEFDPKINPRIAVVYTAAEKYNFRASWQNGFRFPALFEALSFVNNGNVRRVGGLAYINEGLGYLENSYTLASINTFNNAVNKDVADGLTANNAAIKNKALLEVTNLSPTRPERINSFEVGYRSVLLGHKIVVDADAYYNRYDGFLGQVEVAVPSTGRVGSDEAVMDMLAANRTKQTRYRVYTNAKQTYDNYGASLGLTYNFYKKWTVAGNLNYNAIVENKQKDVFATGFNTPDWVSNISIGNRELLKNFGFNVVWRWQNTFYWESPLANGDVPAYSTVDAQVNYRFPKLKSTVKLGGSNLLNNRYIQYAAGPNIGALYYAAITVEGLLTK, from the coding sequence ATGAAAATGAGTAGTTATACCCTTAGATCTACCTTACTATTATCCCTCTTACTCTTCACTGCAGCAGCTTTTGCGCAGGAAAGCAGCATCGTACAGATCACCGGCCAGGTAAAAGACCAGAATACCGGAGAAACCCTTCCTGGTGTAAGCATCCAGATCAAAGGCACCATTTCCGGCACCACAACAGACAGTAAGGGTGTTTTCACCCTTAAAACCAGGCTGAAATTCCCATTCACCCTGGTGTTCTCCAGCCTGGGTTTCTCTTCCCAGGAGTTTGAAGTCAAAAACACCACTTCCCGTTTAGATATCTCCCTGGCTACACAAACCCTTCTTGGTAAAGAGGTGGTAGTAACCGCTTCCCGCGTGGAAGAACAGGCACTCAGATCACCAGTAGCCATTGAGAAACTGGACATCCGCACCATCAAAGAATCACCCGCTCCCAGCTTCTATGATGCATTGGAAAATGTGAAAGGTGTGCAGATGACCACTTCCAGCCTCACCTTCAAAGTACCCAATACACGTGGTTTCAACATCCCCAACAACTTCCGGTTCATGCAACTGGTAGATGGTGTGGATATGCAGGCTGCTACTTTAGGCGTTCCATTAGGTAATGCCATCGGGCCCACAGAACTGGATATTGCCAGCGTGGAAATTACACCCGGCGCAGCTTCTGCTTTGTATGGTATGAACGCCATCAATGGTATGGCCAACCTTCAGACTAAAAGTCCTTTCCTCTATAAAGGCCTCAGCGTATATCAGAAAATAGGTGTGAACCATGTGGATGGTATTGATGCAGATCCCAGTGTACTAACTGAAACGGCTATCCGTTATGCACAATCTTTCCGCGATCGCTTTGCATTCAAAGTGAATGTAAGTTACCTCCGCGGAACTGACTGGCGTGCCAGTACAGCAACAGACCAGAATGCTGCAGCCAACTCCCGCTTCCCTGCATTGAATGGTGCCGCTAATAATCCTGCATACGATGCATGGAATAAATATGGCGATGAAAATAACAACAACGTTTCTGTAGCTGTACAACTGAATGGCAAAACAGAAACCTTCAATGTACGCCGTACCGGTTACTGGGAAAAAGATCTCGCAAACCCCATCGTTGAAAACATCAAATTTGATGCGGGCTTATATTGGAGATTAGGTTCTAAAGCAGAACTCTCCTACACTTACCGCCGTGGCCAGATGGATGGCCTTTTCCAACGCGGTAACAAGATCCAGCTGAACGATGTGGTAGTACAGAATCACAAACTGGAATTAAAAGGCGCTGATTATTTCATCCGTGGATATATCTCCCTTGAAAATACAGGCAACTCTTATAACCTGAAACCACTCACGGATAATCTTGATCTCACCAATAAATCCAACAATGCCTGGAGAGATGCTTTCAGGGCTAAACTGCAAACAGAGATCAATGCAGGAACAGAACTCGCAGAAGCTATGCGCCTCGCCCGTGGTGTAGCAGATCAGGGAAGGGTACAACCCGGCACCCCTGAATTCAATGCGCTGAAAAACACTATCATCGGCATCAATAACTGGGACCACGCAAGTGCTGTAGCAGGAGCTCCTGCAACCGGCGGCGCCTGGCTGGATCAGCATAGCCGCGTATATCATGTGGATGCACAATGGGACCTCAGCAAGAGAGTGAACATCTTCAACCTGCTCGTAGGTTTGGATGGCCGCATCTATGAAGTAATTCCTGATGGTAACAACTTCGTGGATTTCAGCAAACCACCGGATAAACGTACAGAACCAGGTGGCAAAAATGTATACTATAAAAAATATGGCGGCTTTGCACAGGTCAGCAAAACCTTCTTTAATGAAAAACTGAAGCTGGTGGGATCCATCCGCCTGGATCATAATACGGAGTTCGATCCCAAGATCAATCCAAGGATCGCTGTGGTATATACCGCTGCAGAGAAATATAATTTCCGTGCATCCTGGCAGAATGGTTTCCGCTTCCCTGCATTGTTTGAAGCATTGTCTTTCGTAAATAACGGAAACGTTAGAAGGGTGGGCGGTCTTGCTTATATCAATGAAGGCCTGGGTTACCTGGAAAATTCCTACACCCTCGCCTCCATCAATACCTTCAACAATGCGGTGAATAAAGATGTGGCAGATGGTTTAACTGCTAATAATGCAGCCATCAAAAACAAAGCGTTACTGGAAGTTACCAATCTCTCCCCTACCCGCCCTGAAAGGATCAACTCCTTTGAAGTAGGCTACCGTAGTGTATTGCTCGGCCACAAAATTGTGGTAGATGCGGATGCATACTACAACCGCTATGATGGTTTCCTGGGCCAGGTGGAAGTAGCAGTGCCCTCTACCGGAAGGGTAGGATCTGATGAAGCAGTGATGGATATGCTGGCAGCAAACCGTACCAAACAAACCCGCTATCGCGTATATACCAACGCCAAACAAACATATGATAACTATGGCGCCTCCCTTGGTCTAACCTATAACTTCTATAAAAAATGGACAGTGGCAGGTAACCTGAATTATAACGCCATTGTAGAGAATAAACAAAAAGACGTATTCGCTACCGGCTTTAATACCCCCGATTGGGTATCCAACATTTCCATCGGCAACCGCGAGTTGCTCAAAAACTTCGGTTTCAATGTGGTATGGAGATGGCAAAATACCTTCTATTGGGAAAGCCCCCTGGCAAATGGAGATGTACCGGCATACAGTACAGTGGATGCACAGGTGAATTACCGCTTTCCCAAACTTAAATCAACTGTCAAACTGGGCGGATCTAACCTCCTCAATAACAGGTACATTCAATATGCAGCCGGGCCAAACATTGGTGCATTGTACTATGCAGCCATCACCGTGGAAGGTTTGCTCACAAAATAA
- a CDS encoding lipoprotein signal peptidase translates to MKYRHVVFIVVLILLVDQVLKFWIKTNMTIAEQFAVIPNFFYIHFIENEGMAYGLKFGGEFGKIALTLFRLVAVVLGFIYMKKLVKEQYHKGLLICGALILAGAAGNLIDSMFYGLIFSESTRYELAQFLPAGGGYGTFLHGNVVDMLYFPIFDGTFPKWVPFWGGEHFIFFRPVFNIADAAISVGVITILLFQKRFLHKKADDTAPSIETGAVVDDRQQVM, encoded by the coding sequence TTGAAATACCGTCACGTTGTCTTTATCGTAGTACTGATCCTTCTGGTAGACCAGGTGTTGAAGTTTTGGATCAAAACCAATATGACCATTGCGGAGCAATTCGCTGTTATACCCAATTTTTTCTACATTCATTTCATCGAAAATGAAGGAATGGCCTATGGCCTGAAGTTTGGTGGAGAATTTGGCAAAATTGCGCTTACCCTCTTCCGCCTGGTAGCTGTGGTACTGGGTTTCATCTACATGAAAAAATTGGTGAAAGAGCAATATCACAAAGGTCTGCTGATCTGTGGTGCGCTGATCCTCGCCGGAGCTGCCGGAAACCTGATAGATAGTATGTTCTACGGCCTGATATTTTCAGAAAGTACCCGTTACGAATTAGCTCAATTCCTGCCTGCCGGTGGTGGTTATGGCACTTTCCTCCATGGTAATGTGGTAGATATGCTCTATTTCCCCATTTTTGACGGTACTTTCCCTAAATGGGTACCCTTCTGGGGGGGTGAACATTTCATCTTTTTCCGCCCGGTATTTAATATAGCAGATGCTGCCATCTCCGTAGGAGTGATCACCATCCTGCTCTTCCAGAAAAGATTCCTGCATAAAAAAGCAGATGACACCGCGCCTTCCATTGAAACCGGCGCCGTAGTAGACGATCGGCAACAGGTAATGTAA
- a CDS encoding bifunctional UDP-N-acetylmuramoyl-tripeptide:D-alanyl-D-alanine ligase/alanine racemase — protein MYTAESISKILKGELLQQTGNAEIEQILLDSRKLLIPETSLFIPLVSERRNAHQYIEEMYQKGVSNFVVSEPMSTAQFPKANIILVKNSLQALHTLVAYHRHQFQIPVIGITGSNGKTIVKEWLFQLLEKDYNIVRSPKSYNSQIGVPLSVWQMKPENQMAIFEAGISQPGEMVNLEKIIRPTIGIFTNIGEAHNEGFLNIRQKVNEKLILFMKSDVLIYCKDYLALNECVNNFHNLVGKREIDNDLQLLTWSRKTDADLRIIGVDKNDNHTRIDALYKQEPLFIRIPFVDEGSIENAIHCWALMLYLGKSQAVIQERMNLLGNIAMRLEMKQGINNSTIINDSYNSDLGSLAIALEFLQQQRQHPQRTVILSDILQSGKSEGSLYEEVAGMLEKKGIQKLIGIGKNISREKQSFSKIKSNFYPTTEDFLKEVNPADFQNESILVKGARVFKFERIGKLLEQKAHQTILEINLSAIAHNVKQYQALLKPGIKLMAMVKAFSYGSGSFEIASLLQFHGVDYLAVAYADEGVELRRAGITLPIMVMNPEPSTFDAILQWNLEPELYSMHILEQFEEVVRYANKTDYPVHIKLDTGMHRLGFEQADLDQLAIRLKEDGLFKVQSIFSHLAGSEDPAMDAFTRKQAQLFTQMSALLQQQLGYAVIRHIANSAAIHRHPDLQLDMVRLGIGMYGVDSTAFQDKLRNVSTLKTTVAQLKRIPAGDTVGYGGKWKAKVPSLIATVRIGYADGYDRKLGNGNGKMMIRTKLAPVIGVVAMDMLMLDVTHIADVQEGDEVIVFGEELTVQQLAKWADTIPYEILTGISQRVKRVYFQE, from the coding sequence TTGTATACAGCAGAAAGTATCAGCAAGATCCTTAAGGGGGAATTGCTGCAACAGACCGGGAATGCGGAGATAGAACAAATTTTGCTGGACAGTCGCAAATTGCTTATTCCAGAAACCTCATTGTTCATCCCCCTTGTTAGCGAAAGACGAAATGCCCATCAGTACATAGAAGAAATGTACCAGAAAGGTGTCAGTAATTTCGTGGTCAGTGAACCTATGTCCACTGCCCAATTTCCAAAAGCCAACATCATCCTGGTGAAGAATTCTCTCCAGGCACTGCATACGTTGGTAGCTTATCACCGCCATCAATTCCAGATACCGGTAATAGGTATCACAGGCAGTAACGGTAAAACCATCGTAAAAGAATGGCTGTTCCAGTTACTGGAAAAAGATTATAACATCGTACGCAGCCCTAAAAGTTATAACTCGCAGATCGGCGTACCACTCTCCGTGTGGCAAATGAAACCGGAGAACCAGATGGCCATTTTTGAAGCAGGCATTTCCCAACCCGGTGAAATGGTGAACCTCGAAAAGATCATCCGTCCCACCATTGGTATTTTCACCAATATCGGCGAAGCACATAATGAAGGCTTCCTCAACATCCGGCAAAAGGTGAATGAAAAACTCATCCTCTTTATGAAGAGTGATGTGCTCATTTACTGCAAAGATTACCTGGCCCTGAATGAATGCGTGAACAATTTCCATAACCTCGTTGGGAAAAGGGAAATTGATAATGATCTGCAGCTCCTTACCTGGAGCCGCAAAACAGATGCAGATCTCCGGATCATTGGTGTCGACAAAAATGATAATCATACCCGCATAGATGCATTGTACAAACAGGAGCCACTCTTCATCCGCATCCCTTTTGTAGATGAAGGCTCTATTGAAAATGCCATTCATTGCTGGGCACTCATGCTCTACCTGGGTAAATCACAGGCAGTGATCCAGGAACGCATGAACCTCCTGGGCAATATTGCTATGCGCCTGGAAATGAAACAGGGCATCAACAACAGCACCATCATTAACGACAGTTACAATTCTGACCTTGGCTCCCTGGCCATTGCCCTCGAATTCCTGCAACAGCAACGTCAGCATCCGCAACGCACCGTGATCCTCAGTGATATTTTGCAAAGCGGAAAAAGCGAAGGCTCCCTGTATGAGGAAGTAGCCGGCATGCTGGAAAAGAAAGGCATTCAGAAACTGATCGGCATTGGCAAAAATATTTCCCGGGAAAAACAAAGCTTCTCTAAAATAAAGAGCAACTTCTATCCTACCACGGAAGATTTCCTGAAAGAAGTGAACCCTGCAGATTTCCAGAATGAATCCATTCTCGTGAAAGGCGCACGGGTGTTCAAGTTTGAGCGCATCGGTAAATTACTGGAACAAAAAGCACATCAAACCATCCTCGAAATAAATCTGAGTGCTATTGCCCATAACGTGAAACAATACCAGGCTTTATTAAAACCCGGTATTAAGTTAATGGCTATGGTAAAAGCATTCTCCTATGGCAGCGGAAGTTTTGAGATTGCAAGCCTGCTGCAGTTCCACGGCGTAGATTACCTCGCAGTGGCGTATGCAGACGAAGGTGTGGAACTCCGCCGGGCAGGAATTACCCTGCCTATTATGGTAATGAATCCGGAGCCCAGCACTTTTGATGCTATCCTGCAATGGAACCTGGAACCTGAATTATATTCCATGCACATCCTCGAACAATTTGAGGAAGTAGTTCGGTATGCGAATAAAACAGATTATCCGGTACACATTAAACTGGATACAGGCATGCACCGCCTTGGATTTGAACAGGCAGACCTGGATCAGCTGGCCATCCGGTTGAAGGAAGACGGCTTATTCAAAGTACAATCCATTTTCAGTCACCTTGCAGGAAGTGAAGACCCTGCCATGGATGCCTTTACGCGTAAGCAGGCACAGCTTTTCACGCAAATGAGCGCATTATTGCAGCAGCAGCTGGGCTATGCCGTGATCCGCCATATTGCCAACAGCGCGGCTATCCATCGCCACCCGGATCTGCAGCTGGATATGGTGAGGCTGGGTATTGGCATGTATGGTGTAGATAGCACAGCTTTCCAGGATAAACTGCGGAATGTCAGCACCCTCAAAACCACCGTGGCACAGCTCAAACGTATACCGGCAGGGGATACTGTGGGATATGGCGGAAAATGGAAAGCAAAAGTTCCTTCCCTGATCGCCACCGTTCGTATAGGCTATGCAGATGGGTACGACAGGAAGCTGGGTAACGGAAACGGTAAAATGATGATCCGCACAAAGTTAGCCCCTGTTATTGGCGTGGTGGCCATGGATATGTTAATGCTGGATGTTACACATATCGCTGATGTTCAGGAAGGTGATGAAGTGATCGTGTTTGGTGAAGAACTCACCGTACAGCAATTGGCCAAATGGGCTGATACTATTCCTTACGAAATACTTACCGGAATTTCACAAAGGGTGAAAAGAGTGTATTTCCAGGAATAA
- a CDS encoding TerC/Alx family metal homeostasis membrane protein → MTSQQWTYIVFGIVIVLALIFDLGLLSKKGEIISIKKALIQTSFWVALSLGFFAFIWYEDGSRLAVEYLSAYLMEWSLSIDNIFVFILIFGFFKIKETSYARVLLIGILMAIVFRAIFITVGVALIAQFGWILYVFGAILIYTGVKMFIVDQHEEFKPEENFAYRFMQKYMRISHQEPNGRFTIKHSGKVYLTTLSVVVVMLAVTDIIFALDSIPAVFAISKEPLVVYTSNIFAVLGLRSLFFLLRGAVDKFDYLQQGIAIVLVFIGLKMLAEIWHFKLPVWVSLVVIIACLTGSIIYSIYNDKKLPVKPEGEFEK, encoded by the coding sequence ATGACATCGCAACAATGGACGTACATCGTTTTTGGTATTGTTATCGTCTTGGCCCTTATTTTCGACCTTGGATTGCTGAGTAAAAAAGGAGAAATAATCTCCATTAAAAAGGCATTAATCCAAACTTCATTCTGGGTTGCCCTGTCACTTGGCTTCTTCGCATTTATATGGTATGAAGATGGCAGCCGCTTAGCGGTTGAATATCTCAGCGCCTACTTAATGGAATGGTCGTTGTCTATCGACAACATCTTTGTGTTCATCCTCATTTTCGGTTTCTTCAAGATCAAGGAAACAAGTTATGCCCGGGTACTGCTGATCGGTATCCTCATGGCCATTGTTTTCCGCGCCATCTTTATTACCGTAGGTGTGGCCCTGATCGCACAGTTCGGCTGGATACTCTATGTATTCGGTGCCATCCTGATCTACACAGGTGTTAAAATGTTCATCGTAGACCAACACGAAGAATTCAAACCGGAAGAAAACTTTGCCTACCGCTTCATGCAGAAGTACATGCGTATCTCTCACCAGGAACCGAATGGCAGATTCACCATTAAACATAGCGGCAAAGTATACCTCACCACACTTTCAGTAGTGGTAGTAATGCTGGCCGTAACAGATATCATCTTTGCACTGGATTCCATCCCCGCGGTTTTTGCGATCTCAAAAGAACCACTGGTGGTGTATACTTCCAACATCTTTGCCGTACTGGGTTTACGCTCATTGTTCTTCCTGCTGCGTGGTGCAGTGGATAAGTTCGATTACCTGCAACAAGGTATCGCCATCGTACTGGTGTTCATCGGTTTAAAGATGCTCGCAGAGATCTGGCATTTCAAATTGCCCGTATGGGTATCGTTGGTAGTGATCATAGCCTGCCTGACAGGTTCCATCATCTACTCTATTTACAACGACAAAAAATTACCTGTTAAGCCTGAGGGCGAGTTCGAAAAATAG
- the gldG gene encoding gliding motility-associated ABC transporter substrate-binding protein GldG, which produces MEATRTDKRKKYLQRTLGIVALLIAVNIAASYFHGRWDLTAEKRYTLAPSTRALLKNLDAPVTIEVYLKGNYPAGFRQLADATRELLEEFQQYGGNNIRFSFVNPGTELPDSMRMRYQDTLMSKGILPFNLQVQEDSKDAYAERLIFPGALLTYKGQENGINLLKSQGGLDPMQALNSSEALLEYKFAHAIYQLQQPERPLVGYMLGHGEPEGSNVYDALKTLHEIYQVDTINLKTTPFITREFAAILFARPLESFTDQDKLKIDQYVMNGGKVIWFLDNLTAATDSLRGRSFMALPRDLKLEDLLFKYGVRVNLDLVMDLQSDMIPLVVGNIGDKPQIQPIPFPYFPLLASTNAHPIVKNLDLVMSRFANSIDLIKDENIKKTVLLTSSAHSKTVNAPVEISLESVQQQPNPREYRMRNIPTAVLLEGRFPSLFNHRLSIGEQQAIRGLSGVPFKGIADTVNRMIVVSDADVIFNAFSQKNGPMQMGVNEFNPQYVFANKEFFLNSMEYLTSKTPIMDTRNKELTLRLLDTEKIKKDRTKWQLIAFIVPIGAILLFAMVFQFIRQRRYAA; this is translated from the coding sequence ATGGAAGCAACAAGAACGGATAAACGAAAGAAATACCTGCAACGTACCCTGGGTATCGTGGCATTACTGATAGCAGTGAATATTGCGGCTTCTTATTTTCATGGCCGCTGGGACCTTACAGCTGAAAAACGTTACACCCTTGCCCCTTCCACCCGCGCACTGCTGAAAAACCTGGATGCACCGGTTACCATAGAAGTATATCTCAAAGGAAATTATCCCGCCGGTTTTCGCCAGCTGGCAGATGCTACCCGCGAATTGCTGGAGGAATTTCAGCAGTACGGTGGTAATAATATCCGCTTTTCTTTCGTGAACCCCGGAACGGAACTGCCGGACTCTATGCGCATGCGTTACCAGGATACATTGATGTCCAAAGGCATACTCCCTTTCAATTTACAGGTACAGGAAGATAGCAAGGATGCTTATGCAGAGCGGCTTATTTTTCCCGGAGCACTGTTAACTTATAAAGGCCAGGAAAATGGCATCAACCTGCTCAAAAGCCAGGGCGGCCTGGATCCCATGCAGGCGCTCAATAGCTCTGAAGCATTACTGGAATATAAATTCGCACATGCCATTTACCAGTTGCAACAGCCGGAACGCCCGCTGGTAGGCTATATGCTGGGGCATGGAGAACCGGAAGGCAGTAATGTGTACGATGCTCTCAAAACCCTCCACGAGATCTACCAGGTAGATACCATCAACCTGAAAACTACTCCCTTTATCACCCGGGAATTTGCCGCCATCCTTTTTGCCCGCCCCCTGGAAAGTTTTACAGATCAGGATAAACTGAAAATAGACCAGTATGTTATGAACGGCGGCAAAGTGATCTGGTTCCTCGATAACCTTACTGCTGCCACAGATAGTTTAAGGGGCAGAAGTTTTATGGCTTTACCCCGTGACCTGAAGCTGGAAGACCTTCTCTTCAAATACGGTGTACGTGTAAACCTGGACCTGGTAATGGATCTGCAGAGCGACATGATTCCGCTGGTTGTTGGTAATATTGGTGACAAACCACAGATCCAGCCCATTCCCTTCCCGTATTTTCCGCTGCTGGCTTCCACTAACGCACATCCCATCGTCAAAAACCTCGACCTGGTGATGAGCCGTTTTGCGAACTCAATAGATCTTATTAAAGACGAGAACATCAAAAAAACCGTACTGCTGACTTCTTCTGCACACAGCAAAACAGTGAACGCACCGGTAGAGATCAGCCTCGAAAGTGTACAGCAGCAGCCCAATCCAAGGGAATACCGCATGCGGAACATCCCTACAGCCGTTCTGCTGGAAGGCCGTTTCCCCTCTCTTTTCAATCACCGTTTGAGCATTGGAGAACAACAAGCGATACGAGGCTTATCCGGCGTGCCTTTCAAAGGAATAGCCGATACTGTTAACCGGATGATCGTAGTGAGTGATGCAGATGTTATTTTCAATGCTTTCTCCCAGAAGAATGGTCCCATGCAGATGGGTGTTAATGAGTTTAATCCGCAATATGTGTTTGCCAATAAAGAGTTTTTCCTCAACAGTATGGAGTACCTCACCAGCAAAACACCCATTATGGATACCCGGAATAAAGAACTGACGCTCCGGTTGTTGGATACGGAGAAGATTAAAAAGGACAGGACCAAATGGCAACTGATTGCCTTTATAGTGCCCATAGGGGCTATATTGCTCTTTGCTATGGTGTTCCAATTCATCCGCCAACGCCGTTACGCAGCATAA
- the gldF gene encoding gliding motility-associated ABC transporter permease subunit GldF, with product MLAIFKKEIHQFFSSITGYLAVILFLLANGLFLFVFPETSLLDAGYANLDGLFELAPMIFLLLIPAITMRSLADEFKTGTMELLSTKPITWWQIVWGKFWAAVLIVLIALLPTLVYYVAMAQLSVSNTGLDNGSIIGSYIGLFLLGSTFTAIGIWASSITSNAVIAFLVAIFTCYIFYNGFDALSKVPVFSGGADYYLQMAGIRYHYNSISRGVIDSRDIIYFLSVTGLMLYLTKISLERKIWQG from the coding sequence ATGTTAGCAATATTTAAAAAAGAGATACATCAGTTTTTCAGCAGTATCACCGGCTACCTGGCCGTTATCCTGTTCCTGCTCGCCAATGGCCTCTTCCTCTTCGTATTCCCGGAAACCAGTTTGCTGGATGCCGGTTATGCCAATCTGGACGGCCTTTTTGAGCTGGCCCCCATGATATTCCTCTTGCTGATACCCGCTATTACCATGCGGAGCCTGGCGGACGAGTTCAAAACCGGCACCATGGAACTGCTCAGCACCAAACCCATTACCTGGTGGCAGATCGTTTGGGGTAAATTCTGGGCCGCCGTGCTGATCGTACTCATTGCATTATTGCCCACCCTGGTTTACTATGTAGCCATGGCGCAACTTTCCGTTTCCAATACCGGTTTGGATAATGGCAGCATTATCGGTTCTTACATAGGGCTGTTCCTGCTCGGCAGCACTTTTACTGCCATCGGCATCTGGGCGTCCTCCATTACCAGCAATGCCGTGATCGCTTTCCTTGTAGCTATTTTCACCTGTTATATATTCTATAATGGTTTTGACGCGTTAAGCAAAGTACCCGTCTTCAGCGGCGGAGCAGATTATTATCTGCAAATGGCCGGTATCCGCTATCATTATAACTCCATCAGCCGTGGGGTAATAGATAGCAGAGACATCATTTACTTCTTAAGCGTAACGGGGCTGATGCTCTATCTGACTAAAATTTCGCTGGAACGCAAAATATGGCAGGGATAA
- a CDS encoding HesB/IscA family protein, translating into MIFISDKAKEKVEALRAEGTLASDSFLRVSVVGGGCSGLSYKLDFDSETKPKDQVFEDKGIKVVTDLKSFLYLCNTTLEFSDGLNGKGFYFNNPNASRTCGCGESFAV; encoded by the coding sequence ATGATTTTCATAAGCGATAAAGCAAAGGAAAAAGTAGAAGCGCTCAGGGCAGAAGGTACACTGGCATCAGATTCCTTCCTGCGTGTTTCCGTAGTAGGCGGAGGTTGCTCCGGCCTTAGCTATAAACTGGATTTCGATAGTGAAACCAAGCCTAAAGACCAGGTTTTTGAAGATAAAGGCATTAAAGTGGTAACAGACCTGAAAAGCTTCCTGTACCTCTGCAACACCACCCTGGAATTCTCTGATGGCCTCAATGGTAAAGGGTTTTATTTCAATAACCCTAACGCCAGCCGCACCTGTGGATGCGGAGAGAGCTTCGCAGTATAG